The window ACAAAGGGCTGCGTGAGGCACTGGTATCCCGCTGCGAGGCTGAAGGCATTGAGCTGATCATTCCTCCGCCGGTGTACTGCACGGATAATGCTGCTATGATCGGAGCTGCGGCCTATGTGAAATGGCGTCATGACGGCAGCACACCGCTGGATATGGTTGCCGATCCGGGCTTATCGCTGGAAAAGTGGTCTGTGTCCGCCTATTGACATCATTTGAACGGGAAGAGTATAATCAACCCAATTAAACGATGTAAACGCGATGAAGGGAAGCAGTAGGGTTACTCCGGGATAAGAGAACTGCGGGGAGGTGCGACGCAGCCGAAGGAGACCTGAACTCGTCCGGGAGCGGAACGGTGGAAGCGGGATGTTCTTTCTAGAGGGACATTAAACGGCATGCTGAGTGTGCCGGACCTTTCGTACACCGTTACGGGTAACCTCCGTGAGAGGGTGGTCAAGTAAGTGAAGGCGGATGCTGAAGCAACCGTATGAACTTGCCTGACTGTTGAGTGGATATTCTGAGGGCAGCGTAATAGGGCTGAACCGGAATATCAACAAGAGTGGTACCGCGAAGGTTAACAGCCTGTCGTCTCTTGAATAGAGGCGGCAGGCTTTTTTGTGTACTTATAGGGATTACACGCAATGAACGGGAGCAGTAGATGACGAAGGTGTACAGAGAGCTGCGGGGTGGTGCGACGCAGACGCCTATGAAGCATTGAATCTCGCCCGGGAGCGGAGCGGCGGAAATACGATGTACGCCGCGACGGAGGTCTCCGTTACCAGACACTCATTCTTGCTGAACCGTGCCTTAAATGGACGCCAGGCCAAGGATGGGAAAGAGCTGGACGCAGCTTGCGGTTTGCTATGAATAGGAGCCGGATGCGTCAAAAAGAGTGGTACCGCGGAGGGGTAACCCGCCGTCTCTTTATAGAGACGGCGGGTTTTTGTGTTGTGATAAAAGCGGTTGAGATGCTGCCGGCAGCAGTGGGCGGGAACAGCAGGGGACAAGTCGACGTGTGCCCTGCGCAACATCCAGTGAACAGCGTATGCTAACTAAACTTTAGGAGGGTTTTCCATGATCATTCCAGTAAAAAAACGGATTCAAATTTTTGATACAACGCTGCGTGACGGCGAGCAGGCTCCCGGAGCGAGCCTGACGCCTGAGCAAAAGATCGTACTCGCTTATAAGCTGGCTGAGCTGGGGGTGGATGTGCTGGAGCCGGGCTTTCCGATATCGAGTCCGGGGGATTTTGCCGCTGTGGAGACGATCTCCCGCAAGGTTCAGGGCGTGGAAATCTGCGGATTTGCCCGCGCTGTCCGGGGGGATATCGATGCGGCCGTCCGGGCGACCCGGGATGCAGAGCGGCGGAGGATTCACCTGTTCATCTCCTCTTCCGACATTCACCTGCGCCACCAGCTGCGCAAAAGCCGCCCTGAGGTAGTCGCAGCCGCCCGTGAAATGACAGCCTATGCCCGGCAGTTCTGCGAGGTGGTGGAGTTCACTGCGATGGATGCGGCCCGGACGGGAATCGATGATCTGATTGAGATGGTTGAGGCAGTCATTGAAGAAGGGGCCAGTATTATCAACCTGCCGGATACCGTCGGCTATGCCTTGCCGCATGAATACGGGGAGATGTTCCGGCGGGTGCGCCTTGGCGCCAGGGGCGGAGAGAAAGTCAGCTACAGCGCCCATTGTCATAATGATCTGGGGCTTGCCGTAGCGAACAGCCTCGCAGCTATTGCCGGTGGGGCAACCCAAATCGAGGTTACAGTCAACGGCGTCGGCGAACGCACCGGGAACTGTGCGCTGGAAGAGCTGGTCATGGCCCTTGAGACCCGGGGGGACGCTCTCGGTGCGGAAACGGGGATCGTACTGGATAAGCTGTATGATACCTCGCGGATCATCAGCGGGGCGATGCATTTCCCGATTGCCTATAACAAGCCGGTCGTCGGCAGAAATGCCTTCCAGCATGAGTCCGGCATCCATCAGGATGGTTTGCTGAAGGACCGCAGCACGTACGAGATTATGGACCCTGAGCGGCTGGGAATTCCGCGCAGCATGATCATTCTGGGCAAGCATTCCGGCAGACATGCACTTAAGGACCGCGCGGCGAAGTATGGAATTGCCCTGGATGCGGCAGAGCTGGATGCACTCTACGAATCCTTCAAGGAGACGGCCGATCGCCAGAAAGCGGTCAGCGATGACGAACTGCTGCGGATGGTCAGCACGGCTACCGGACAGCAGGCCCAGGTCTACGAGCTGGGCGATGTTCAGGTGCTGGCCGGCAGCGCCCCGCGGAGGGTGGCCGCAGTGACGGTCCGCCACCTGCAGAACGGTACAGAAAAAGCGTACACCAGCACCGGCAGCGGCCCTTTGGAGGCAGTCATTGCTGCAACCAGCCAGGGAATCGCCGAGCATATCAGCTTTGCGGGACTGGAGCTGCACTCACTGGGCAGCGGGGAGAATGCCCAGGCTGAAGCTGCGGTTATGGTGGAATGGGAAGGCAGTAAGTTTAGGGGGACAGCGATCCATCAGGATATTGTAATGGCAGCAGGGATAGCTTATATTGCCGCTTGCAATGCGGCACTGCTCTCCGCCCAGGTAGAGCAGGTCCGGGAGGCAGCTTTTCCGGTAGTGGAATAGATAGGGGTTACAGACCTTCATCTTGGTGCATGCGCGCCGGGAAGAGGGTCTGTTTTTACGTTGGGCCGGGCATCTGTACGGCTTCTTTTAATAATTTGTAGGATGGAATTTTAGCATATGCGGCTTTTGTCAAGATGTGGACAACGTTATCCACATATTCTGCCTTAGTTGTGTAAAAACCGTGTAAAATCAGCAATAACGCCTATTTTCTGAACCGTAGAAATGTGAAGTTATCCTGTGTGAGGTTTTTGTGGAAATTGTGGATAATGTGGATAATTCGGTGGATAAAAAGTCCTTGACAAACAAAATAGCGATTTATCGCGTAAAAAAAGGCCCCGGGGGGCTTTTTTTACGGAGAGTTATACACGAAAACTGTGGATGGGGTTGTGGATAAGTTTTTATGAACAAATCGGTAACAGTTTAAAAATATTTATTTAACCTGATTACATTATTCGTCAGCCAGCTGCTCCCATTCGTCAAACCGTTCGCTAAGCTGCGTTTTTTTGTCCTTGAGGTCATTCTCATGCTCCTGAAGCGCCATGTAATCCTGATAAACCTCCGGTTTGGTCATTTCATGCTCAATTCCGGCGATCTCTTCCTCCAGGCGGGCAATGGTTTCTTCCAGCTCTGAAATCCGCCGCTGCCGGTTCCGTTCCTCCCGTTTGGCCGCTTTATCCGCTTCATAGGAGGAGGCACTGCCTTTGTCTGCCGCGGCATCAAGATCGGCATTGCGCGAGGCTTTGGCCGCCGTAAGTTCGGCTTCCTCCAGGGCGATGGCCTCCAGCTCTTTTTTCTTCTCAACATAATCATCATAGTTGCCAAGATACTGGTCGATGCCGCCGGGATGCAGCTCCAATACGCGCTCAGCCATTTTGTTGAGGAAATAACGGTCATGGGAGATGAATAACAGGGTGCCTTCAAAATCGATCAGGGCGGACTCCAGCACCTCGCGGCTGACCAAATCCAAATGGTTGGTAGGCTCATCGAGAATGAGCATGTTTGCGCCGCGCAGCATCAGCTTTGATAGTGCCACGCGTGCTTTTTCACCGCCGCTGAGCGCTGCGACCCGCTTCAGGACATCCTCCCCGCTGAACAGGAAGTTGCCGAGAATGGTACGGATCCGGGCCTCTTCAAGCATCGGATATTCGCTCCACAGCTCCTCTAGAACCGTATTGCGCGGGTTGAGCCTTGTCTGTTCCTGATCGTAATAAGCGATCTTTACTTTGGCTCCCCAGTTTACGGTTCCGGCGGATGGCTCCCGGGTACCGGTCATGCATTGCAGCAGCGTTGATTTGCCGATCCCGTTCGGGCCGATCAGTGCTGCTGTTTCGCCGCGCCGCAGTTCAAAGGACGCGTTACGGAAGAGTGGCGCTGCTTCTTCGCTGAAGGATACGGCAACGTCACGTACCTGCAGCACCTCTTTACCGGACATGAAGTCAGGCTCGAAGGAGAAGCTGGCTTTCTTCAGGTCACCGAGCGGCTTGTCGATACGGTCCATTTTTTCCAGCGCTTTGCGCCGGCTCTGGGCACGTTTGGTTGTAGAAGCACGCACGATGTTACGCTGCACGAAATCCTCCATCCGGGAGATCTCGTCCTGCTGCTTCTCGTACTGCTTCATGCGGATCTCATATTCCGCAGCCTTCAGCTCCATATAACGGCTATAGTTTCCTGTATACCGCCGGGACTGATGCCGCTCAATTTCAACGATCGTGGTAACCAGCCTGTCGAGGAAATACCGGTCATGGGAGACGACCAGAATTCCGCCGGCATAGCTGCGCAAATAATCCTCCAGCCACGTCAGCGTCTCAATGTCCAGGTGGTTCGTAGGCTCATCGAGCATGAGCAGATCCGGGGCCTGAAGCAGGATGCGGGCCAGCGCGAGCCGTGTCTTCTGTCCTCCGCTTAAGGTGGCAATCGGCGTATCCGGTGCGAATTCTCCGAAACCCATCCCGTGCAGCACGCTGCGGATGCGTGTGTTCATCTCATAACCGCCGTGGTCTTTGAACCAGTCCGACCGTTTGGCGTACCGTTCCAGCAGATCTTCATACCGTTTCGGGTCATCGGCAAGCTTAGGATCAGCGATGCTCGCCTCCATCTGCCGCAGCTCGGCTTCCGCCTCGATCAGCGGAGCGAATACAGCGAGCATCTCTTCCTGTATCGTTTTGTCCGACTGCAGTCCGCTGTTCTGGGCTAGATAGCCGATAGTTGTTTCTTTGGATTTATGAATTTGCCCGCTGTCAAAGGACATCTCACCCGCGAGGATCTGCAGGAAGGTGGATTTGCCGGCGCCGTTAACGCCTACCAGTCCAACCCGCTCCTTCTCATTCACCTGCAGGCTGATGCCGTCCAGCACGCTTTGTATACCATATGATTTCGAAATTCCTGTCGCTTGAAGAAGCATACTGATGAGACCTCCGCCCTTGCATATTTCGCCTTGGCGCTGACGCCCGGCCGTGTAACTTGCTTATTCTATAGTTTACATGAAAAGCGCCAGCGGCGCGAGGGGGCAGGAACTTTGCTGCAGGGTGCGGAAAGCCGGGAGAATTGAGGAGCTCGGCGTGTTTTTTGACAGCAGGATAAGAGGAGAACATCTTGAATGATTCGCATAACAGAGCAAATGATACAACCTTGGCGAACCGGGGAGAAGAGTGGTAAACTGAGTTTACAAACTATGATAAGCTAGTCCTATGAACAGGAGGAGGCGGCTGCAGATGACAGGCCAGAGCGCCTTGCTCGCCGAATTAAAGCGGGAACTGCGCGCGGAGAGAGCCGCCGTCCGCGACAAGCTGCCGGCAGACCAGAGAGAGGCATTGTCCACTCTGGTCTGCGGTTATGCAGCGGAGTGGCTTGCACGGGAAGGTGCAGAGAAGCTGCTTGCCTACGTGCCGTTCCGTTCGGAGCTGGACACGCGCCCGCTGATCGACGGCGCCTGGGCAGCGGGCCGTAAGGTGCTGCTGCCCCGTGTGATCCAATCCACAGGAAAGATGAGCCTGCATCCGGTAAACTCATGGAAAGAGCTTGCCGCTGGAGCCTACGGTATCCAGGAGCCTATTTCCGCCCCGGCTTGTGAACCCGGCGGGCAGTGCCGTCCGGATGCTGTGTTCGTGCCCGGACTGGCTTTTGACCGCCGCGGCGGAAGGCTCGGTTACGGACGCGGCTATTATGACCGTCTGCGGGCAGCCTGGGAAGCGGAGCTTCCGGCATCCGCAGGAGCTCCGCTGTGGATCGGCCTGGCATTCGGTCAGCAGCTGGTACCGGAGGTACCCATGGATTACCATGATGCCTATATGGACATGTTGATTACAGAAGACGGGATCATGGATTTCCGGAAGGAGAAACAGCATGGAACTAAGCCATTTTAATGAGCAGGGCCGGGCACGCATGGTGGATGTCAGCGACAAGGAGATCACCAAGCGGTCGGCCGCTGCGAGAAGCAAGGTAAAGATGGACCCCGGGACGCTTGATGCCATCAAGGCCGGCAGGATCGGTAAAGGGGATGTACTGGCTGTCGCGCAGGTCGCTGGAATCATGGCCGCCAAAAAAACAGCCGACTGGATCCCGATGTGCCATCCGCTGCCGCTGACCGGCATTGATATCCGCTTCTCGGATAACAGCAAAGATGAACTTTATATAGAAGCAACTGTCAAGACAACCGGGATGACCGGTGTGGAGATGGAGGCGCTGACGGCCGTTTCTGCGGCAGCGCTGACAGTGTACGACATGTGCAAGGCGCTGCAGAAGGACATGATTATCGGACCGACGATGCTGGTGTCAAAGAGCGGCGGGAAAAACGGGGATTATGCGCTGGAGGTTTAAACACAGCACGTATAGCGCGAGAAGGCTGCAGTCTGCAGCCGTCCATACATAGTACATAGAGAGGGAGGGACAACCTATGGCGTGGAAAACAGCAATCCTGACGGCCAGCGATAAAGGGTCCAGGGGCGAACGGGAAGACACTAGCGCCCAGGTTATTCGGGAGCTGGTAGAAGAAGAGCTTGGCGGCGAGATCATTGAGGTCAGGATCGTGCCGGACGAGCAGGATGAGATTATTGCCGCATTGATTGAGCTTACGGATTATTTCAAGGCCGATCTGGTGCTGACTACAGGAGGTACCGATCTGGCAATCCGTGATGTTACACCGGAAGCCACCCGGCGTGTGATCGAACGGGAGGTGCCGGGCCTTTCGGAAGCGATGCGGAGTACAGTAATGCAAAAGAACCGCGCGGTGATGCTTTTCCGCGGCATTTGCGGAATCCGCGGAAGAACGCTGATTGTCAATCTGCCGGGAACTCCGAAAGGTGTGCATGAGAATCTCGCAGCGATTATGGATCAGCTGCCGGAAGCACTGCTGATGGTCACCGGCCAGTATCGTCAATAACCTCTGCCGGACGCTGTCTGTGTCCCATCCAATCTGCTGAAAAGCCGGTTGGATGTGTGACAAAAGTTATGGTATTATTAAATTAGTGTTTAAGATATCATGAACGGACAGAGTAACGAGGAGGAATAACAAATGCTGAATGGTATTGGTGCTCCCGGAATTATATTACTGGTTATCCTGGCGCTGCTGCTCTTTGGTCCGAACAAGCTTCCTGAGCTTGGGCGTGCAGTCGGACGCACCTTCCGTGAGTTCAAGGACGGGGCACGTGAGATTATCAGCGAGCCGGAACCGGCAAAGCGCAGTGAAGCGCCTGTTCCGCTGGCCCCGCAGAAATTAGCTGCAGAACTTCCGCAGGACCGGCGTCTTCCGGAATAATACGAATTATCTACGCGGGGGCGTTCCTCTCAGGTCTGGTTAAGACTGGGCGGCGCCCCCTTTTTTTTACGGGGAATTCTACATAAGTCATTTGGGTGGTGCCATATCATGTCTCTGGAAGCGGAAGAAATGTCAGTGGTTGATCATCTTACCGAACTGCGCAGACGGATTATCTATGTGCTGATTGTGTTTGTAGCCGGTCTTATCGGCGGACTGTTCGTCGCCAAACCGATTTATCTGTACCTGATTCACGCCGATCAGGCTGAGGGCTTTGTTCTGCATGCATTCTCCTTCTGGGACGGTATCGGCATGTATATGAAGATTGCCATGGCGGTCTCGCTGGCGGTCTCACTGCCGTTCATTGTCTATCAACTGTGGGCGTTCATCAGTCCCGGGCTGCGGCCTCTGGAGCGTAGTGCGGCACTACGGTATGTGCCCTATGTGTTCGTGCTGTTTATACTTGGTATAGCATTTGCCTATTACATTGTGTTTCCTATGGCGCTGTCATTCACGATCTCTATTACCCGCAGCATGGGGCTTGCGGAGACGTACGGGATTGCCGAATATTTCAGCTTCATGTTCAGCCTGTGCATTCCGCTGGCCTTGCTGTTTGAGCTGCCGCTGATTGTCATGTTCTTGACAAAGCTGAGAATTCTCAACCCGCTGCGCCTGCGCCGGATGCGGCGGTATGCCTATTTCGCGCTTGTCTTTATTGCCGTAGTGATTACGCCGCCTGATTTCATCTCGGACTTTCTTGTAACCCTTCCGCTGATCGTGCTCTATGAGTTCAGCGTATTTCTCTCAGCCTTTGTCTACCGCAAGCAGCTGGCGGAGGATGCCGGACGGGAAGCGCGTTATGTTAAACAAGAGGAGCTCTGACATTGAACCTCCGGCTTCGAATCTTGAGTTTTGAAGCCGGGACGGGCATACTTTGCCTTTCGGTGGATAGAATGTAAGAGAGTGTGTGCCGGACAACCCTGCAAACCATATTTTTCCGTAAAACAATGCGATTTTACGTAAAAGGACTTGAAATCCGTCTTCAAGTTGAGTATCATAAAAATTGTTGTTAGCACTAAAGATGGTTGAGTGCTAACGGAGCTGAACAATATGGGATTAGCCGGCAGAGGCCGCGCCAAGACGATATTTTCACAAGCAGCCGTATGAATCCTTATTGATTCTCCGGCATCCCAATCTATGTTCTCAAGGTAAATAACATAATTTCAAAGGAGGCTATTTTTCATGATCAAACCACTAGGTGAACGCGTATTGGTAGAACCAAGCGAGCAACAGGAAACCACTTCTTTCGGTATCGTGCTTCCGGACTCTTCCAAAGAGAAGCCGCAGGAAGGCAAAATTATCGCAGTCGGCAGCGGAGCTCTTAAAGACGGAGTGCGTGTACCGCTGGAAGTTAAAGAAGGCGACCGCGTGATCTTCTCGAAATATGCCGGAACCGAAATCAAATACGAAGGCAAAGAATATCTGATTATGAAGGAAAGCGACATTCACGCGATTCTTGACTAAGAAGAACGTTTATAAGTTTAGCCGTAACCATACTTAAGCTTCAACGCACGTAACACAAACCAGGTTTACGCTTTCGAAGTAAGTTTGTTCGAAGTGTAGCCATGAAGTAACGCTCACAAACTTTTAGGAGGTTAACACTAATGGCAAAAGAAATTAAATTCAGTGAAGACGCCCGCCGCTCGATGCTTCGCGGGGTTGATGCTTTGGCAAATGCAGTAAAAGTTACACTGGGTCCTAAAGGCCGCAACGTGGTGCTCGAGAAGAAATTCGGCAGCCCGCTGATCACTAACGACGGTGTTACCATCGCGAAAGAAATCGAACTCGAAGATGCATTCGAGAACATGGGCGCACAGCTCGTTAAAGAAGTAGCTACTAAGACCAACGATGTAGCCGGTGACGGTACTACAACTGCAACGGTTCTGGCACAGGCTATGATCCGCGAAGGTCTGAAGAACGTAACTGCAGGCGCTAACCCTATGGTGATCCGCAAAGGGATCGACAAAGCGGTTAAAGCGGCTGTTGCTGAACTGCAGAAGATTGCTAAGCCAATCGAAGATTCCCAGGCTATCGCTCAAGTAGCAGCTATCTCCGCTGCTGATGATGAAGTGGGACAACTGATTGCAGAAGCTATGGAAAAAGTCGGAAAAGACGGTGTTATCACTGTTGAAGAATCCCGCGGATTCCTGACTGAGCTTGAAGTGGTTGAAGGTATGCAGTTTGACCGCGGCTACATTTCCCCGTACATGATTACTGACACGGACAAAATGGAAGCTGTTCTGGACAACCCGTACATCCTGATCACTGACAAGAAGATCAGCAGCACGCAGGAAATTCTTCCGCTGCTTGAGAAGATTGTACAGCAGGCCCGTCCGCTCGTAATCATCGCTGAAGATATCGAAGGCGAAGCGCAAGCTATGCTGATCGTGAACAAACTGCGCGGAACCTTCAACGCTGTTGCTGTTAAAGCCCCTGGCTTTGGCGACCGCCGTGAAGCAATGCTGCAGGACATCGCTGCTCTGACAGGCGGCCAGGTGATCACTGAGAAGCTGGGTCTTGACCTGAAGAGCACTTCCATCGAACAACTGGGTAACGCCCGCCAAGTGCGCGTAACCAAAGAAAACACTACCATCGTAGACGGCAGCGGCGACAAAGCGGACATCAATGCACGTGTAAGCCAAATCCGTTCCCAGCTGGAAGAAACCACTTCCGAGTTCGACAAAGAAAAACTGCAGGAGCGTCTGGCTAAACTGGCTGGCGGCGTAGCCGTTGTCAAAGTCGGCGCAGCAACTGAAACAGAACTGAAAGAGCGCAAACTGCGCATCGAAGACGCCCTGAACGCAACCCGCGCTGCGGTTGAAGAAGGTATCGTATCCGGTGGGGGTACAGCTCTTGTGAACGTATATAACGCTGTAGCGGCTGTTGATGTAACCGGCGACGAAAGAACTGGTGTCAACATCGTGCTGCGCGCTCTGGAAGAGCCAATCCGCACGATTGCTGCGAATGCTGGTGAAGAAGGTTCCGTTATCGTGGACCGCTTGAAGAAAGAAACTGTTGGTGTAGGTTACAACGCAGCTACCGGCGAATGGGTGAACATGTTCGAAGCCGGAATCGTTGACCCTGCGAAGGTAACTCGCTCCGCGCTGCAGAATGCTGCATCCGTAGCAGCTATGTTCCTGACCACTGAAGCAGTGATCGCTGACAAGCCAGAGCCTGAAAAAGGCGGCGGCATGCCAGACATGGGCGGCATGGGCGGTATGGGCGGCATGATGTAATAAGGGCTAAAAACCCTTATGCATCAAGGGTTTCCTTGATAGGAAACCTGCTTTGACCACATATTGTTAAATAAAGAGGCCTTTCGTTTAACTACGAAAGGTCTCTTTATTTTTTCTAGGTATTTCAAATGCGCTTGATGATTATAAAGGGGGGGATACTTCAATCTAATACTTGATCTAAAAGAGGTTTTACTAAACGGCGAACTTCGTCTGTTGACGTGGTATCCATTAATTGGTTTCTTAGTTCGTCTGCACCTCTAAATCCACGAGTATAGATTTTGAAAAAGCGAAGAAGTGGTTTAAATGAACGCGGCAGGGTTTCTGTTGAATATTTATCGTGCAGATCCAACTGTAAAAGAAGTAAATTGAGAAAATCTTTCGCTCTATGTTCTTTGGGTTCTTTTTCAAAAGCAAATGGATTGGTGAAAATACCGCGGCCAATCATTATACCATCAACGCCGTGTTGTTCAACTATTTTTAATCCTGTTGCGCGGTCCGGAATATCTCCATTAATGGTTAACAACGTATTTGGAGCAATTTCATCGCGCAATTTTTTTATTTCAGGAATTAGTTCCCAGTGTGCAGGTACTCTACTCTTCTCTTTTTTTGTACGAAGGTGAATGGAAAGATTCGCAATATCTTGTTTCAATATATGTCCTAACCAATCGCGCCACTCGTCAATTTTAGAGTACCCCAATCTTGTTTTCACACTAACCGGCAATCCACCAGCTTTTGCTGCTTGAATAATTTCTGCTGCAACTTGAGGATGGCGTATTAATCCAGCCCCTTTTCCGCTGGATGCGGCGTTTTGTGCCGGGCATCCCATGTTTATATCGATACCACGAAAACCAAGTTTTTTCATATCCATACTCATCTGTTCAAAAAGTGCAGGTTTATTGCCCCAAATATGAGCGACAATCGGTTGCTCATCAGCTGTGAACATTAAGCGGCCACCTACATTTTCTTTTCCAACAGGGTGACAATAATTTTCTGTACTTGTGAATTCCGTGAAAAATACGTCAGGTGTTGCAGCTTCTCTAATGACCTGACGAAATACAATATCTGTGACATCTTCCATTGGAGCTAATATAAAAAACGGTTTCGGTAAATCCATCCAAAAATTCGGTTCCATGTTATCTTCTCCTGTTGCAACATATAAAAACGATTTAATCTATAGCAAAGTCTTTGATCCATCATACATAGTATCATTATTTTTCGTTTGATGCACAGAATCAATAGTGAGGGCGTGTAGCATCATTCTAACAAAATACTGAATTACCCAATCCATAGGTTTGCAAAATGAATAGAGTATAGCAGATGTTCTTCCGTCAGCAGCTATGGATTTGTTCACAAATGGGGTGATATTGATGGATTTGAATGCATTGACTGGCTTGTTCAATAACAACGACGGCTCAGTCGTGCTTAATGTCCTTTTATCCATCGCTTTAGTCTGGAGCATCCGGCAGATCGCGAATAAAGAAAAGGTCATACAGAATTATCAGAAACGTGATGAGGAGAACGAGAAGCAGCTCAATCAATACAACCGTTCACTCGTCAAGCTGCTTATTGAAAGAGAAGACAAGGCAAGAGAGACCAAGGTAAGAGAGAGCGCTGATAAAATTAATAGTGGGGAGGTCGTCGACAAGTGAAGCTCCTCGATATTTTCAGGAAAAATGAGATCAAGCCCAGTCGTGTGAAGAAAGAAATTGAGAAGTTAGGTAAAATCCAGGCAGCCTATGAAATGAATGATATCGAAAGCTTGGTGGACCTGCATCAATCCGGCCTGGGCAAGAGGGGAGACGATTTGCATGGGAATTATTGATTTGACACTTGTCGCGCTGGAGTTAACCGCCTTTATAGTGTTTACGGCATATGTGGTGCGGTACAGCCGCTATTTTATCGGTAACGGGCCGAAACGCACGTATAATCTCTATCTCCGCAGTGTGTGGATCACTTACTCCACCGTGGCTTTGCTCTGTCTTAACCTGTTATGGGGCCGCATTAATATTGTTTTTGGCTACAACGTAGACAGCATATCAAATACACTCAGAGAGTTTGTAATGATCCTTACCCTGATTCTGCTTGTGTTTGCCGGACTAATGCACAAGGAATTGTGGGACAGCAATCATAAGGACAGATAAACCAACAGAGCGGCCATAAATTTTAATGCTGAACATTATGAAGTATCCGGAAAAACGTGTAAAATGAAAGGAATGATGATGCAGCTTGGGGGACGGGCTTAGATGTATAGAGTGGGGATTGTCGGGCCGGCAGGTTCGGTCGAACGGATAGTCAGCTTGGCACAAATATTGAAACAGGAAATAGAATTCGTATCTTTCGTTTACGGGGAGCCTAGGGAGACGGAGCAGATTATCCGGCAGCATGACCGTGAGGTGGATTCATGGCTTTGCTCCGGTCCGATCCCTTATGCTTTTGCGCTGACAGCACTGGGTTCGGCTGAACGGATTGAGTATATTTGGGTGACGGAATCCGCCTTTTATAAAAGCCTGTTGGATCTGGCTTATACGCAGGGCCGGCTGGTTAAACGGATCAGCATCGATATGCCGGATAATGAGGGGCTTGTAGACAGTGCGCTGAAGCAGATTGAAAATGCGGGGCTGGAACTGCATACGAAGACTTACGAGCTTGATGCGGATACGGAAGAGTTGCTGAGCTTTCATCTCACGCTATGGCAGGAGGGCAGGACAGAAGGGGCGATCACTTGCTTTCCGAGTGTTGCAGCAGCGCTAAAGGCGGCAGGGGTTCAGGCTTTTACCGTCTCACCCAGCAGTCTGGAAATTATCCAGTCGCTCCGGCTTTTTGCAGAGAAAGTCAGAACCTCCTACTTCAAGGATACACAGATTGGTGTTGAAATCATTGAAGTGGAGAATTTCGACCGTGTTGCGCAAAAGCTGAATACTTCCTA of the Paenibacillus pedocola genome contains:
- a CDS encoding 2-isopropylmalate synthase — its product is MIIPVKKRIQIFDTTLRDGEQAPGASLTPEQKIVLAYKLAELGVDVLEPGFPISSPGDFAAVETISRKVQGVEICGFARAVRGDIDAAVRATRDAERRRIHLFISSSDIHLRHQLRKSRPEVVAAAREMTAYARQFCEVVEFTAMDAARTGIDDLIEMVEAVIEEGASIINLPDTVGYALPHEYGEMFRRVRLGARGGEKVSYSAHCHNDLGLAVANSLAAIAGGATQIEVTVNGVGERTGNCALEELVMALETRGDALGAETGIVLDKLYDTSRIISGAMHFPIAYNKPVVGRNAFQHESGIHQDGLLKDRSTYEIMDPERLGIPRSMIILGKHSGRHALKDRAAKYGIALDAAELDALYESFKETADRQKAVSDDELLRMVSTATGQQAQVYELGDVQVLAGSAPRRVAAVTVRHLQNGTEKAYTSTGSGPLEAVIAATSQGIAEHISFAGLELHSLGSGENAQAEAAVMVEWEGSKFRGTAIHQDIVMAAGIAYIAACNAALLSAQVEQVREAAFPVVE
- a CDS encoding ABC-F family ATP-binding cassette domain-containing protein, with translation MLLQATGISKSYGIQSVLDGISLQVNEKERVGLVGVNGAGKSTFLQILAGEMSFDSGQIHKSKETTIGYLAQNSGLQSDKTIQEEMLAVFAPLIEAEAELRQMEASIADPKLADDPKRYEDLLERYAKRSDWFKDHGGYEMNTRIRSVLHGMGFGEFAPDTPIATLSGGQKTRLALARILLQAPDLLMLDEPTNHLDIETLTWLEDYLRSYAGGILVVSHDRYFLDRLVTTIVEIERHQSRRYTGNYSRYMELKAAEYEIRMKQYEKQQDEISRMEDFVQRNIVRASTTKRAQSRRKALEKMDRIDKPLGDLKKASFSFEPDFMSGKEVLQVRDVAVSFSEEAAPLFRNASFELRRGETAALIGPNGIGKSTLLQCMTGTREPSAGTVNWGAKVKIAYYDQEQTRLNPRNTVLEELWSEYPMLEEARIRTILGNFLFSGEDVLKRVAALSGGEKARVALSKLMLRGANMLILDEPTNHLDLVSREVLESALIDFEGTLLFISHDRYFLNKMAERVLELHPGGIDQYLGNYDDYVEKKKELEAIALEEAELTAAKASRNADLDAAADKGSASSYEADKAAKREERNRQRRISELEETIARLEEEIAGIEHEMTKPEVYQDYMALQEHENDLKDKKTQLSERFDEWEQLADE
- a CDS encoding 5-formyltetrahydrofolate cyclo-ligase; this translates as MTGQSALLAELKRELRAERAAVRDKLPADQREALSTLVCGYAAEWLAREGAEKLLAYVPFRSELDTRPLIDGAWAAGRKVLLPRVIQSTGKMSLHPVNSWKELAAGAYGIQEPISAPACEPGGQCRPDAVFVPGLAFDRRGGRLGYGRGYYDRLRAAWEAELPASAGAPLWIGLAFGQQLVPEVPMDYHDAYMDMLITEDGIMDFRKEKQHGTKPF
- the moaC gene encoding cyclic pyranopterin monophosphate synthase MoaC — encoded protein: MELSHFNEQGRARMVDVSDKEITKRSAAARSKVKMDPGTLDAIKAGRIGKGDVLAVAQVAGIMAAKKTADWIPMCHPLPLTGIDIRFSDNSKDELYIEATVKTTGMTGVEMEALTAVSAAALTVYDMCKALQKDMIIGPTMLVSKSGGKNGDYALEV
- a CDS encoding MogA/MoaB family molybdenum cofactor biosynthesis protein, which codes for MAWKTAILTASDKGSRGEREDTSAQVIRELVEEELGGEIIEVRIVPDEQDEIIAALIELTDYFKADLVLTTGGTDLAIRDVTPEATRRVIEREVPGLSEAMRSTVMQKNRAVMLFRGICGIRGRTLIVNLPGTPKGVHENLAAIMDQLPEALLMVTGQYRQ
- the tatA gene encoding twin-arginine translocase TatA/TatE family subunit, with protein sequence MNGIGAPGIILLVILALLLFGPNKLPELGRAVGRTFREFKDGAREIISEPEPAKRSEAPVPLAPQKLAAELPQDRRLPE
- the tatC gene encoding twin-arginine translocase subunit TatC gives rise to the protein MSLEAEEMSVVDHLTELRRRIIYVLIVFVAGLIGGLFVAKPIYLYLIHADQAEGFVLHAFSFWDGIGMYMKIAMAVSLAVSLPFIVYQLWAFISPGLRPLERSAALRYVPYVFVLFILGIAFAYYIVFPMALSFTISITRSMGLAETYGIAEYFSFMFSLCIPLALLFELPLIVMFLTKLRILNPLRLRRMRRYAYFALVFIAVVITPPDFISDFLVTLPLIVLYEFSVFLSAFVYRKQLAEDAGREARYVKQEEL